One window of the Thermococcus sp. genome contains the following:
- a CDS encoding DUF2892 domain-containing protein: protein MERNERTVDRILRIVIGIVLLGLWAGMNVPYETVLLIVGLIALVTGLTGFCAIYKLLGISTCKEC from the coding sequence GGACCGTAGACAGGATCCTCAGAATAGTGATAGGCATTGTCCTTCTCGGCCTCTGGGCGGGCATGAACGTGCCCTACGAGACCGTGCTTCTGATAGTTGGACTTATAGCACTGGTGACCGGGCTGACGGGGTTCTGTGCAATTTATAAACTCCTGGGCATAAGTACCTGCAAAGAGTGCTGA